TGGCGCTACTCGGCGCACCTGCTCTTCTGGCACGGCCGCGGCGTCGAGACGTCGTTCGCCCTGCGCCGCCGGGCGGACCAAGGCGATTTCACACCGCATGAGATGGGTGTGCTGAACGCGGTGCATCCGCATATCAAGGTCGCCTTCGACCGCATGAAGATCTTCGAACAGGAGCGCCAGCGCCGGCGTCTGCTCGAAGGCTTCTATCGCGCCAAGCCCGACGCGGTCCTCTTCCTCGACTGGAATCTCGAGCCGATCTACGTCTCGCAGGACGCTCTCGCCCTTTGCGCCGTCTGGAATCTCGGCCACGAGCGCGCCCGCAACTACACGCCGCAGGCCGTGTTCGCGATCCCCGAGGAAATCCGCGCCGCGTGCGACGAGCTCCGGCGCGAATGGCAGACGCGACCGGGTGGATCGCTGCCCGTCGAGGGCAACGCGCCCACCCGCCACATTCTCTCCCATCAGCCCGGACACGAGGCATTGATCGCGTTGCGTCCGGAAAAAAACGGCACGCTCACCAAACCCGTCTTCGTCGTGCGCCTGCGGATGAGCGAGGCGGTCGCCGCCACCAGCACCCTGCCGGCGTCCTCGTCCGACCGCCTGCTGCACCAGCTTTCCCCGAGCGAACGCGAACTCGCCCAGCTCGTCTGCGCCGGCCTGACCAACAAGGAAATCGCCGCCCAACTCAAGAAGACCGAAGGCAGCGTGAAGGTGCAGCTCAGCGGCGTGTTCCAGAAGCTGCGCGTCAACAGCCGCGCCAAGCTCATCATCGCGCTCCGCGGCTGAGCGCCACGGCCGACTGCTGCGGAGTTGCGCACCCCGGGGGCGTTTGCTCCACTCCGCGCGTGTCCATTGAACCGACCCTGCCGGACGGCGATCCCGTCGCCGACACCGTAGCCGCCGACCAACTCGCCGCGCATGCCGCCGAGCCGCGCGGCCATGCGCACGGCCCGATCCACACGCATTGCGAAAACTGCGGCACCGAGCTCAAGGGCCCCTTCTGCCACGCCTGCGGCCAGCACGACTTCGAATTTCATCGCTCGTTCGGGCACGTGTTCCTCGAGGCATTGGAGAACTTCCTCCATTTCGACGCGAAATTCTTCCGCAACATCATCACGCTGCTCTTCCGCCCCGGCCAGCTCACTGCGGACTTCAATGCCGGCAAGCGCGCGTCGCAGATGCCGCCGTTCCGGCTCTATCTGTTCACCGCGTTCGTATTTTTCATCCTGCTCTTCGCGACGAGCGGCAAGGACTTCGATGCCGTGAGCGTCGGCCCGGGAGATGGAAGACCCCAAGGCCTCACCTTCTCCGGCGCGCCGCCCAAGCTGGCCGGCTTGACCGTCGACGGCAAGCCCGCCACCGCCGCGCAAGCTTTCGACGCGATCGCCGAGAGCCAAGCCAAACAGGCCGCGGAGAAACACAACGCGAACAAGCCCCGCGAAGGCGCCACCGATCCCGTGCCAGAGGCGAGCGCCCGCAAGCCGGAGGTTAAAGCCAAGGAGCCGAATCGCCCGCACCTCAGCGTCGTGAGCATCGACAAGCCCGAGAAGGACAAAAACGTCTTCGAACGCTTCATCGAGCACCAGGGCCAGCGCGCACTCGAACCCGAATTCCGCAAGGAGATGAGCCACTCCTTCCTCGCCGCGCTGCCCAAGATGCTCCTCTTCTGCCTGCCGCTCTTCGCGCTCTACACTCGCGTGCTCTTCCGCAAATCGGGCCAAGTCTACCTCCAGCACCTCGTCGGCGCGATCCACTACCACACCTTCATCTATCTCTGG
This portion of the Opitutia bacterium genome encodes:
- a CDS encoding response regulator transcription factor; amino-acid sequence: MSHASSSHNLGLLPAGAGQGALLNLHRALEFNELWSALQGLLEELVPHDTLVMSVNYLDWKKETSTKRFSSARSRFPHDEHANQLVAAEGRAFFQPFLDLNHGIAAYQHSQLVADPRQIDRTPYYRRYMSTYDWRYSAHLLFWHGRGVETSFALRRRADQGDFTPHEMGVLNAVHPHIKVAFDRMKIFEQERQRRRLLEGFYRAKPDAVLFLDWNLEPIYVSQDALALCAVWNLGHERARNYTPQAVFAIPEEIRAACDELRREWQTRPGGSLPVEGNAPTRHILSHQPGHEALIALRPEKNGTLTKPVFVVRLRMSEAVAATSTLPASSSDRLLHQLSPSERELAQLVCAGLTNKEIAAQLKKTEGSVKVQLSGVFQKLRVNSRAKLIIALRG
- a CDS encoding DUF3667 domain-containing protein — its product is MSIEPTLPDGDPVADTVAADQLAAHAAEPRGHAHGPIHTHCENCGTELKGPFCHACGQHDFEFHRSFGHVFLEALENFLHFDAKFFRNIITLLFRPGQLTADFNAGKRASQMPPFRLYLFTAFVFFILLFATSGKDFDAVSVGPGDGRPQGLTFSGAPPKLAGLTVDGKPATAAQAFDAIAESQAKQAAEKHNANKPREGATDPVPEASARKPEVKAKEPNRPHLSVVSIDKPEKDKNVFERFIEHQGQRALEPEFRKEMSHSFLAALPKMLLFCLPLFALYTRVLFRKSGQVYLQHLVGAIHYHTFIYLWVMFRDGWAFLGQFAHVGGLIAFAANLWLILYPFFMLRRLYGNSWKLTIFKTALLSLAYLLTIAVGFFTTAVVLFLML